One region of Salvelinus namaycush isolate Seneca chromosome 3, SaNama_1.0, whole genome shotgun sequence genomic DNA includes:
- the LOC120044932 gene encoding C3a anaphylatoxin chemotactic receptor — protein sequence MGDNMNFSKHYVTEDHGEFDLYYDPLYEISVSEQGHRSISVVSIVLCSIACVLGIPGNAFVIWIAGVKMKRTVNTVWFVNLAVADLLCCVSIPFSIADIILNPHWPYGDAMCKILPSMVVLNMFASVFTLVLISLDRFALVILPVWAQNHRSITLAWLLCGLAWVLALLLSLPSMIYREIEVHDDMNITLCIYNHLQDKTEGNQSAIKATHVTRLILGFLIPLLVIAVCYLLIGRRVSSGRFKSQRAFQIILVVVTAFFVCWLPYHVIGLMIEYGEEASQDMARALDPLAISLAYVNSCLNPVLYVFMGQDFKERARVSLSKIFEKVFSEDVTLRSSVYSKGQSQLSRATNSSEAQV from the coding sequence GGACAACATGAATTTCTCAAAGCATTATGTCACAGAAGATCATGGGGAGTTTGACTTGTATTATGACCCGTTATATGAAATCTCTGTGTCAGAACAAGGGCATCGATCCATATCAGTGGTGTCCATAGTTCTCTGCAGCATTGCCTGTGTCCTCGGTATCCCAGGCAATGCCTTTGTCATCTGGATAGCTGGAGTGAAGATGAAGAGGACAGTCAACACTGTCTGGTTTGTAAACCTGGCTGTAGCAGACCTCCTCTGCTGTGTCTCCATACCCTTCTCCATAGCTGACATCATACTGAACCCTCACTGGCCTTATGGAGATGCTATGTGTAAGATTCTTCCGTCCATGGTCGTCCTCAACATGTTCGCCAGTGTTTTCACACTGGTTCTAATCAGCCTGGACCGCTTTGCTCTGGTCATCCTGCCTGTCTGGGCCCAGAACCACCGGAGCATCACCCTGGCCTGGCTGCTCTGTGGTCTGGCCTGGGTCCTGGCCCTGCTCCTCAGCCTCCCCTCTATGATCTACAGAGAAATAGAAGTCCATGATGATATGAACATAACACTGTGCATCTATAACCACCTACAAGACAAAACTGAGGGCAACCAGTCGGCTATCAAAGCCACCCACGTCACCAGGCTTATACTCGGCTTCCTCATCCCCCTACTGGTCATCGCTGTCTGCTACCTGCTGATCGGTAGGAGGGTGAGCAGCGGCCGCTTTAAATCCCAGAGGGCCTTCCAGATAATTTTGGTTGTGGTGACAGCGTTCTTTGTGTGTTGGCTGCCTTATCACGTCATTGGACTGATGATCGAGTATGGCGAGGAAGCCTCCCAGGACATGGCCAGGGCTCTAGACCCCCTGGCCATCTCTCTGGCTTACGTCAACAGCTGTCTCAACCCTGTCCTGTATGTGTTCATGGGTCAGGACTTCAAGGAGAGGGCCAGGGTTTCTCTAAGTAAAATATTTGAGAAGGTCTTCAGCGAGGATGTGACTCTGCGTTCCTCTGTGTACTCCAAGGGACAGTCACAGCTCTCACGGGCCACCAACTCGTCTGAGGCTCAAGTCTGA